In Selenomonas dianae, a genomic segment contains:
- a CDS encoding DUF2156 domain-containing protein, producing the protein MRLIEFHALTKEDKPLLDRYFRANYYENSHFNFTNLYMWREPFHVHIAEEDNVLYVVSEWKARVSALQPFCDPALYPAATKKLLAYFEEIEQPFHIYDMERGYADFLRSCDCAHFEVVADRDNYDYVYLSEKLITLAGRKLHSKKNHLNAFRKDHPDAAFVSITDEIVTLCKLELNSWYKQHKQEDGTVDPFIGYERTAILEVLNNFADFGLKGGAILLGGRVVAFTFGEQLNTDTAVIHVEKADPELRGAYPAINQGFVEHAWSHLTYINREEDMGIEGLRKAKESYKPEKLIEKFNATLCLG; encoded by the coding sequence GTGAGACTCATCGAATTTCATGCCTTGACAAAGGAAGACAAGCCCCTGCTTGATCGTTATTTTCGTGCGAATTACTATGAAAATTCGCATTTTAACTTTACGAATCTCTATATGTGGCGCGAGCCGTTCCACGTTCACATCGCGGAGGAAGATAACGTCCTCTATGTGGTGAGCGAGTGGAAAGCGCGTGTGTCGGCGCTGCAGCCGTTCTGCGATCCCGCGCTGTACCCCGCAGCGACGAAGAAGCTGCTCGCATACTTTGAGGAGATCGAGCAGCCCTTTCACATCTATGATATGGAACGCGGCTATGCGGATTTCCTGCGCAGCTGCGACTGTGCACACTTCGAGGTGGTCGCCGACCGCGACAACTACGACTATGTATATCTTTCGGAAAAGCTCATCACACTCGCGGGGCGCAAGCTGCACTCGAAGAAGAACCATCTGAACGCATTCCGCAAGGACCACCCCGATGCGGCGTTTGTATCGATTACGGATGAGATCGTAACGCTGTGCAAACTTGAGCTGAACAGCTGGTACAAGCAGCACAAGCAGGAGGACGGGACGGTCGATCCGTTCATCGGCTATGAGCGCACGGCGATCCTTGAGGTGCTGAACAACTTCGCGGACTTCGGGCTGAAGGGAGGCGCGATCCTCCTCGGGGGGCGCGTCGTCGCCTTTACCTTCGGCGAGCAGCTGAACACGGATACGGCGGTCATTCACGTCGAAAAGGCAGATCCTGAGCTGCGCGGCGCATATCCCGCGATCAATCAGGGCTTTGTGGAGCACGCATGGAGCCATCTGACCTACATCAACCGCGAGGAGGATATGGGGATCGAGGGGCTGCGCAAGGCGAAGGAATCCTACAAGCCCGAGAAGCTGATTGAGAAGTTTAATGCGACGCTGTGTCTTGGGTGA
- a CDS encoding glutamine--tRNA ligase/YqeY domain fusion protein: protein MADVKTSNFIRNIIDEDLRAGRHAEGIHTRFPPEPNGYLHVGHAKSICLNFGVAEDYSGLCNLRFDDTNPTKEDVEYVDSIQEDIRWLGFSWGDRRFYASDYFAQMYEYAVELIKKGLAYVDDLSADEIRAHRGTLTEAGVESPYRNRSVEENLDLFTRMRAGEFPDGACVLRAKIDMASPNLVMRDTVIYRIAHVPHHRTGDQWCIYPMYDFAHPISDAIEGITHSLCTLEFEEHRPFYDWLLEALGFPAGERPRQIEFARLNLSGAITSKRKLRRLVEEGHVRGWDDPRMPTISGMRRRGYPPAAVRAFCEEIGVAKSNSTVDSAMLEHSVRDELNRNAPRIMAVLRPLKLVLTNYPEGETEYLLADSSPTHGGQRYVPFGRELYIDREDFMEDAPKKFFRLKPGGEVRLKHAYIIKCEEVIKDAAGEITELRCTYDPETRSGGAAANRKVKGTIQWVAAEYALTAEVRLYESLLRDMPEGEEEPEDFIDTLNPHSLEILTDAKVEPSVRLTAAGTHYQFLRVGYFVVDPDTTPDHIVFNRVVGLKDSWSKMK from the coding sequence ATGGCGGACGTAAAGACATCGAATTTTATCCGAAATATCATCGACGAGGATCTGCGGGCAGGACGGCACGCGGAGGGGATTCATACGCGCTTCCCGCCCGAGCCGAACGGTTATCTGCACGTCGGACACGCAAAGTCCATCTGCCTCAACTTTGGCGTTGCCGAGGACTACAGCGGGCTGTGCAATCTGCGTTTTGACGATACGAACCCGACGAAGGAGGATGTCGAGTACGTGGACTCCATTCAGGAGGACATTCGTTGGCTCGGCTTCTCGTGGGGGGATCGCCGCTTCTATGCGTCGGACTACTTCGCGCAGATGTATGAATATGCAGTCGAACTTATAAAGAAAGGGCTCGCCTATGTGGACGATCTCTCGGCGGATGAGATTCGTGCGCATCGCGGCACACTGACCGAGGCGGGGGTGGAAAGCCCGTACCGCAATCGTTCGGTGGAGGAAAACCTCGATCTCTTTACGCGGATGCGTGCGGGCGAATTCCCCGACGGCGCGTGTGTCCTGCGTGCGAAGATCGATATGGCATCGCCGAATCTCGTGATGCGCGACACGGTCATCTATCGCATTGCGCACGTCCCGCACCACCGGACAGGGGATCAGTGGTGCATCTATCCGATGTACGACTTCGCGCATCCGATCTCGGACGCGATCGAGGGCATCACGCATTCGCTTTGCACGCTTGAGTTCGAGGAGCACCGTCCGTTTTATGACTGGCTGCTTGAGGCTCTCGGCTTTCCTGCGGGGGAGCGTCCGCGTCAGATCGAGTTCGCGCGGCTCAACCTATCGGGCGCGATTACGAGCAAGCGCAAGCTGCGCCGGCTCGTCGAGGAGGGACATGTGCGCGGTTGGGACGATCCGCGTATGCCGACCATCTCCGGGATGCGCCGCCGCGGCTATCCGCCCGCAGCCGTACGTGCATTCTGCGAGGAGATCGGTGTCGCCAAGAGCAACAGCACGGTGGACAGTGCCATGCTCGAACACAGCGTACGCGATGAGCTGAACCGGAATGCGCCGCGCATCATGGCGGTGCTGCGTCCGCTGAAGCTCGTCCTTACCAACTATCCCGAGGGGGAGACGGAGTACCTGCTCGCCGACAGCAGTCCCACGCACGGCGGACAGCGTTATGTACCGTTCGGACGGGAACTCTATATCGACCGCGAGGACTTTATGGAGGATGCACCGAAGAAATTCTTCCGTCTGAAGCCGGGCGGCGAGGTGCGCCTCAAGCACGCCTACATCATCAAATGTGAGGAAGTCATAAAGGATGCGGCGGGGGAAATTACAGAACTCCGCTGCACCTACGACCCCGAGACGCGGAGCGGCGGCGCTGCTGCGAATCGCAAGGTGAAGGGGACGATTCAGTGGGTTGCGGCGGAGTATGCGCTTACGGCGGAGGTGCGCCTCTACGAGAGCCTGCTTCGCGATATGCCTGAGGGTGAGGAGGAGCCGGAGGATTTCATTGACACGCTGAATCCGCACTCGCTCGAAATTTTGACGGATGCCAAGGTTGAGCCGAGCGTCCGCCTTACGGCGGCAGGTACACATTATCAGTTCCTGCGCGTCGGTTACTTTGTGGTTGACCCGGACACCACGCCGGATCATATTGTGTTCAATCGCGTGGTCGGACTCAAGGACTCGTGGAGCAAGATGAAATAG
- a CDS encoding RluA family pseudouridine synthase: MTEHIITLPEGEECPAKAYLMRVCGISSGLWKRIKHSGTFAVNGTPAIAARTMLHAGDVVSYELPIVSSVTPEQLSLAIVYEDADLLIIDKPAGQLVHPTTKEARGTVANAVLGLYEERGIRLDFHPCHRLDRNTTGLLLIAKHPEIQYQIAKQDTPTREYLALIEGMLIPTEGTIDAPIARALPSIILRCVTPDGKPARTHYWTEQTNARHSLLRLRLETGRTHQIRVHLAHLGHPLLGDDLYGGSTELIARHALHSARLTLVHPRTGERLSVASPLPNDMARILSL; encoded by the coding sequence ATGACGGAGCATATCATAACGCTGCCTGAGGGCGAGGAATGTCCCGCAAAGGCATATCTCATGCGCGTGTGCGGGATTTCGTCGGGACTGTGGAAACGCATCAAACACAGCGGCACATTCGCCGTAAACGGCACGCCTGCCATCGCCGCACGCACCATGCTGCACGCAGGAGACGTTGTTTCCTATGAACTTCCCATCGTTTCCTCTGTCACGCCCGAGCAGCTGTCGCTTGCAATTGTCTACGAGGACGCGGATCTTCTCATCATCGACAAGCCTGCGGGGCAGCTTGTCCATCCGACGACAAAGGAAGCACGCGGGACTGTCGCCAATGCTGTGCTTGGTCTTTATGAGGAACGCGGCATACGGCTTGACTTTCATCCGTGCCACCGCCTCGACCGCAATACAACGGGACTGCTGCTCATCGCAAAGCATCCCGAGATACAGTATCAAATCGCAAAACAGGATACGCCTACACGGGAGTATCTTGCCCTGATTGAGGGGATGCTCATACCAACGGAGGGCACAATCGACGCGCCCATTGCGCGCGCCCTGCCGAGCATCATCCTGCGCTGCGTCACGCCCGACGGAAAGCCCGCGCGCACGCATTATTGGACAGAGCAGACGAACGCACGGCATTCCCTCCTGCGTCTGCGCCTTGAGACGGGACGCACCCATCAAATCCGCGTCCACCTCGCCCATCTGGGGCATCCCCTGCTCGGAGACGACCTCTACGGCGGCAGCACAGAGTTGATCGCGCGTCACGCCCTCCACTCTGCACGCCTCACCCTCGTACATCCACGCACAGGTGAACGGCTCTCTGTAGCGTCCCCCCTGCCGAATGATATGGCGCGCATCCTATCACTGTAA
- a CDS encoding type I phosphomannose isomerase catalytic subunit → MKLIAPLKDYLWGGTRLRDEYGKETQLTKIAESWELACHKDGMSVIGNGAAAGQTLADWIAAKGVGVLGTKAAKFPYFPLLIKLIDAHDNLSVQVHPDDDYARRVEGEYGKTEMWYVMDAASGAELLYGFQHEITKAEFRRRIEDNTLLDVVRHVPVQKGDVFFIPAGTLHAIGKGILICEIQQNSNTTYRVYDYGRIGTDGKPRDLHIEKALDVTCLAPAAQYTAIGTEVGICVGAQAHLLASCDCFTVYHLAVDGACVLPVGDDSFQCLTLLSGKLTLRTNADSLPLRKGESVFLPAGLGECSLTGQAELILSKI, encoded by the coding sequence ATGAAACTCATCGCACCGCTCAAGGACTATCTCTGGGGCGGAACGCGTCTGAGAGACGAATATGGAAAAGAGACGCAGCTGACGAAAATTGCCGAGAGCTGGGAACTCGCCTGTCATAAGGATGGCATGAGCGTGATCGGCAACGGCGCGGCGGCGGGGCAGACGCTCGCGGACTGGATCGCAGCGAAAGGAGTGGGGGTACTTGGAACGAAGGCGGCGAAATTTCCCTATTTCCCGCTGCTCATCAAGCTGATTGATGCACATGACAATCTTTCCGTGCAGGTACACCCCGACGACGACTATGCTCGGCGTGTCGAGGGGGAGTACGGCAAGACGGAGATGTGGTACGTCATGGACGCAGCGTCGGGGGCGGAACTGCTTTACGGTTTTCAACATGAGATCACAAAGGCGGAATTTCGCCGTCGCATCGAGGACAATACCCTGCTGGATGTTGTGCGGCACGTGCCCGTGCAGAAGGGGGATGTGTTTTTTATCCCTGCGGGCACACTCCACGCGATCGGCAAGGGAATTCTCATCTGCGAGATCCAACAGAACTCGAATACGACGTACCGTGTCTATGACTACGGGCGTATCGGTACGGATGGCAAGCCGCGCGACCTCCATATTGAAAAGGCGCTCGATGTGACCTGCCTTGCGCCTGCCGCGCAGTATACCGCCATCGGCACAGAAGTCGGGATCTGTGTGGGCGCACAGGCGCATCTCCTCGCCTCATGCGACTGCTTTACCGTCTATCATCTTGCGGTCGATGGCGCGTGTGTACTTCCGGTGGGGGACGACTCCTTCCAATGTCTGACACTGCTCTCCGGCAAGTTGACACTGCGCACCAATGCGGATTCGCTTCCGCTGCGCAAGGGAGAGAGCGTCTTTTTGCCGGCGGGACTGGGGGAGTGTTCGCTCACGGGGCAGGCGGAGCTGATTCTCAGCAAAATATGA
- a CDS encoding ArsB/NhaD family transporter, whose protein sequence is MMENATIVAIVIFVIAYALIISEKVHRTIVGLFGAMLMILFGIIGQETAVHHIDFNTLGLLMGMMIIVNITSETGLFNFLAIWAAQKVKARPVALLVVLSTITMVCSALLDNVTTVLLTVPITFSITSQLKVDVMPYLISQILSSNIGGTATLIGDPPNIMIGSAVGLDFMAFVENLTVISIIIFILVQFILIGLYRKGLHTQPELQEKIMRLPAAAQITDHALLRKCLTVIFLTITLFVLHGSLGLESATVALSGAGLLLLLTATRDEGAIVKVLSKIEWPAIFFFGGLFILVGALVETGVIRMLAAEAIKATGGNVEATAILILWMSAFASAFIDNIPFVATLIPLIQDMGQMGLTNLDPLWWSLALGACLGGNGTLIGASANVVVASMSAQRGRPISFIGFMKIALPIMTFTIIISNIYVCIRYL, encoded by the coding sequence ATGATGGAAAATGCAACGATTGTGGCGATTGTCATCTTCGTCATCGCATATGCGCTCATCATCTCCGAAAAGGTGCACCGCACCATCGTCGGGTTGTTTGGCGCAATGCTTATGATACTCTTTGGGATTATCGGGCAGGAGACTGCTGTCCACCACATTGACTTTAACACGTTGGGGCTTCTCATGGGGATGATGATTATTGTCAACATCACGAGTGAGACGGGGCTCTTCAACTTCCTTGCGATATGGGCGGCGCAGAAGGTCAAGGCGCGGCCGGTCGCACTCCTCGTCGTGCTCTCGACCATCACGATGGTCTGCTCGGCGCTCCTTGACAATGTCACAACGGTTCTTCTGACTGTGCCGATTACCTTCAGCATCACATCCCAGCTCAAAGTTGATGTCATGCCCTACCTCATCTCGCAGATCCTTTCCTCGAACATCGGCGGTACGGCGACCCTCATCGGCGATCCTCCCAACATCATGATCGGCAGCGCCGTCGGACTGGACTTCATGGCGTTTGTGGAAAATTTGACAGTCATCTCTATAATTATCTTTATCTTGGTGCAATTCATACTTATTGGCCTTTACCGCAAGGGGCTTCACACCCAGCCGGAGCTGCAGGAGAAGATCATGCGCCTGCCCGCTGCCGCACAAATCACGGATCATGCGCTGCTGCGCAAATGTCTCACCGTTATCTTCCTGACGATCACACTCTTTGTCCTGCACGGCAGTCTCGGGCTTGAGTCTGCGACGGTGGCGCTCTCGGGCGCGGGACTTCTGCTCCTGCTCACGGCGACGCGCGACGAAGGGGCGATTGTCAAGGTGCTCTCGAAGATCGAGTGGCCCGCGATCTTCTTCTTCGGCGGACTCTTCATTCTCGTCGGTGCGCTCGTCGAGACGGGCGTGATCCGTATGCTCGCCGCCGAGGCGATCAAGGCGACGGGCGGCAATGTCGAGGCGACGGCGATCCTCATCCTCTGGATGAGCGCGTTCGCGTCCGCCTTCATCGACAACATCCCGTTTGTTGCAACTCTTATCCCGCTCATTCAGGATATGGGGCAGATGGGGCTCACGAACCTTGATCCGCTCTGGTGGTCGCTCGCGCTCGGCGCGTGCCTCGGCGGCAACGGGACGCTCATCGGTGCAAGTGCAAACGTCGTTGTTGCGTCCATGTCGGCGCAGCGCGGCCGGCCGATCTCCTTCATCGGCTTTATGAAGATTGCACTTCCGATCATGACGTTTACCATCATCATCTCGAACATCTACGTCTGCATTCGCTATCTCTGA
- a CDS encoding HD domain-containing protein, with product MDALLHEMHTWMNGYMRSFRTDDSDVMRGIHLKEIHTGYVTANARALAKYLGCTAHDTALAEIIGLFHDVGRFRQYAVYRTFNDAVSEDHADLGLHVLNEGDFLKRLSPSDADAVCFAIRYHNKKEIAPTEDRRKLFFAKLIRDADKLDIYRVLLPFLTADGAEKAPNFVPSDAAQEVSPDFIADFAAGGQADYYRLRTHGDRKIVRLLWIYDINFAWTLRRIVARGYVEAFTESIPKQEGIAEGVARMRAYIERRCAQEDTLELYG from the coding sequence ATGGACGCGCTTTTGCATGAAATGCATACGTGGATGAACGGCTATATGCGTTCCTTCCGCACGGACGATTCCGATGTTATGCGCGGGATCCACCTCAAGGAGATTCATACGGGCTATGTCACGGCGAATGCACGTGCGCTTGCCAAGTATCTCGGATGTACGGCACACGATACGGCACTCGCCGAGATCATCGGACTCTTTCACGATGTGGGACGCTTTCGGCAGTATGCCGTCTATCGGACGTTCAACGATGCCGTTTCGGAGGATCATGCCGACCTCGGCTTACATGTGCTGAACGAGGGCGATTTTCTAAAGCGCCTCAGTCCGTCGGATGCCGATGCCGTATGCTTTGCGATCCGGTACCACAACAAGAAGGAAATCGCACCGACGGAGGATCGGCGCAAGCTTTTTTTTGCAAAGCTGATCCGTGACGCGGACAAACTCGACATCTACCGCGTACTGCTGCCATTTCTCACAGCCGATGGAGCGGAAAAGGCACCGAACTTCGTGCCGTCGGATGCGGCACAGGAGGTCAGTCCTGACTTCATCGCGGATTTTGCGGCGGGAGGACAGGCGGACTACTACCGTCTGCGTACCCACGGAGACCGCAAGATTGTACGGCTTCTATGGATTTACGACATCAACTTTGCATGGACACTGCGCCGTATCGTGGCGCGCGGCTATGTGGAGGCGTTCACGGAGAGTATTCCCAAACAGGAGGGCATTGCCGAGGGCGTTGCGCGTATGCGTGCCTACATCGAACGGCGATGCGCACAGGAAGACACATTGGAATTGTACGGATAG
- a CDS encoding DUF1848 domain-containing protein: MILHTGMRTDIPAFYAPWFVNRLHAGEVCVRNPYDKEQVTRYLLDPQVVDLIAFCTKNPAPMLPHMDLLSPFGQFWYVTITPYGRDIEPNVPPWQEVARAFRRLSEMVGRQCIGWRYDPIILDEQHTMDWHRQQFSMMAEMLAGATEMVVISFLMRYAKTRRNFPEGRDVTYAERLELGAYIVETAKTYGMTAYPCGDGDALAAFGADTGGCMTPRIYERALGRRMRFPKYQRQRKECDCYLGADIGAYDSCPHLCRYCYANTHFIRVQKNRRRHDPASPFLIGHAEAGDRVHTARQESWLDVQESLF; encoded by the coding sequence ATGATCCTGCACACGGGGATGCGCACGGACATCCCTGCGTTCTACGCGCCGTGGTTCGTGAACCGTCTGCACGCGGGTGAGGTCTGTGTCCGAAATCCCTACGACAAGGAGCAGGTCACACGCTATCTCCTCGATCCGCAGGTTGTGGATCTGATTGCCTTCTGCACAAAGAACCCTGCGCCCATGCTCCCGCATATGGATCTTCTTTCTCCATTCGGGCAGTTCTGGTACGTTACCATCACCCCCTATGGGAGGGACATTGAGCCGAATGTGCCGCCATGGCAGGAGGTCGCGCGCGCCTTTCGCCGGCTTTCGGAGATGGTCGGCAGGCAATGCATCGGTTGGCGTTACGACCCCATCATCCTCGACGAACAGCATACGATGGACTGGCATCGGCAGCAATTCTCCATGATGGCAGAGATGCTTGCAGGTGCGACGGAGATGGTCGTTATCAGCTTTCTCATGCGCTATGCCAAGACGCGGCGCAATTTCCCCGAGGGGCGTGATGTTACGTACGCGGAACGGTTGGAACTCGGCGCGTACATTGTAGAGACGGCAAAGACGTATGGTATGACTGCCTACCCGTGCGGCGACGGGGATGCACTCGCCGCATTCGGTGCAGATACGGGCGGCTGTATGACACCGCGCATCTACGAGCGCGCTCTCGGGCGGCGTATGCGTTTCCCCAAATATCAGCGGCAGCGCAAGGAGTGTGACTGCTATCTCGGCGCGGACATTGGCGCGTACGACAGCTGTCCGCATCTCTGTCGCTATTGCTATGCGAATACACACTTTATACGGGTGCAGAAGAATCGCCGCCGCCACGATCCCGCATCGCCCTTCCTCATCGGTCATGCGGAGGCGGGCGACCGCGTCCACACGGCGCGGCAGGAGAGTTGGTTGGACGTGCAGGAGAGCCTGTTTTGA
- a CDS encoding basic amino acid ABC transporter substrate-binding protein — translation MKLKKLALVLTGALVSLALVGCGGDQAKQDSKVLRVGAAVDFAPFEFQDEGQKDYQGFDMDLIRAVAKEMGSEAEIQNIGFDGLIPALQAKNIDVIISGMTINDERKQKVNFSDPYYQSGLTMVVRSDEESIKTFKDLKGHKVAVQIGTTSANMVKEMEGVTVAELNTPADCFMELKARGVDAVVNDRPVNDYYINQTQAVGVKSLQDKLSAEDYGIAMAKDNADLQKKINEALKKLHDNGEYDKIYQKWFGASK, via the coding sequence ATGAAGTTGAAAAAATTGGCACTTGTCCTGACCGGCGCTCTCGTGAGTCTCGCGCTTGTCGGCTGCGGCGGCGATCAGGCGAAACAGGATTCCAAGGTGCTGCGCGTGGGCGCTGCGGTGGATTTTGCACCGTTCGAGTTCCAAGATGAGGGGCAGAAGGACTATCAGGGGTTTGACATGGATCTCATCCGTGCCGTTGCCAAGGAGATGGGCAGCGAGGCGGAGATCCAGAACATTGGCTTTGATGGACTGATCCCCGCGCTGCAGGCGAAGAACATCGACGTCATCATCAGCGGCATGACGATCAACGATGAGCGTAAGCAGAAGGTGAACTTCTCCGATCCGTACTATCAGTCGGGGCTGACGATGGTTGTGCGCAGCGATGAGGAGTCGATCAAGACCTTCAAGGATCTCAAGGGTCACAAGGTCGCCGTCCAGATCGGCACGACGAGTGCGAACATGGTCAAGGAGATGGAGGGCGTTACCGTCGCGGAGCTGAATACGCCTGCGGACTGCTTCATGGAGCTCAAGGCACGCGGTGTGGATGCCGTGGTCAACGATCGTCCCGTCAACGACTACTATATCAACCAGACGCAGGCGGTTGGTGTGAAGTCCCTCCAGGACAAACTCTCCGCCGAGGACTACGGCATTGCGATGGCGAAGGACAACGCTGACCTTCAGAAGAAGATCAACGAGGCGCTCAAGAAGCTGCACGACAACGGCGAATACGACAAGATCTATCAGAAGTGGTTCGGCGCAAGCAAGTAA
- a CDS encoding zinc-ribbon domain containing protein codes for MAFEDKTLVCKECGNNFVFTAGEQEFYAEKGFENEPARCRDCRDKRRRGRDENSGERQMFHVVCAECGKDTEVPFEPKTDRPVYCRDCFNAKRAARF; via the coding sequence ATGGCATTTGAAGACAAGACACTCGTATGCAAGGAATGCGGCAACAACTTCGTGTTCACGGCCGGTGAGCAGGAGTTCTATGCAGAGAAGGGCTTTGAGAACGAGCCGGCACGCTGCCGTGACTGCCGTGACAAGCGTCGCCGCGGTCGTGATGAGAACAGCGGCGAGCGTCAGATGTTCCATGTGGTCTGCGCCGAGTGCGGCAAGGATACGGAAGTCCCGTTCGAGCCGAAGACGGATCGTCCGGTCTACTGCCGCGACTGCTTCAATGCGAAGCGCGCAGCACGTTTCTAA
- the uraA gene encoding uracil permease, with translation MSQKTMDTTERPPLLTTIPLSLQHLFAMFGSTVLVPILFHVNPATVLLFNGIGTLFYLILCKGKIPAYLGSSFAFLSPVFLVLSEYSYEAALGGFIIVGIVFCAVSFIVHTIGTSWIDVIFPPASMGAIVAVIGLELMPTAAGMAGLTGENTDATVIFVSIATLAITIFASMAFRGFLSIIPILIGVVAGYIIAFCAGIVDLSHVESAPWFAIPTIYTPEFDLRAILIILPASIVVVVEHIGHLIVTGNIVGRNLAKDPGLDRSLLGNGVSTIFSGFFGSTPNTTYGENIGVLAITKVYSTWVIGGAAIFAILLSCLGKLAALIQSIPVPVMGGVSMLLFGVIAASGIRILVEAKVDYNNPMNLLLTSIVMGVGVSTASLTIGTVTLRGMALATVIAIILSISFRIILALRRSEQTRSE, from the coding sequence ATGTCCCAAAAAACAATGGATACCACGGAGCGGCCGCCGCTCCTCACAACCATCCCCCTCTCCTTGCAGCATCTCTTTGCCATGTTCGGCTCAACGGTGCTCGTGCCGATCCTCTTTCACGTCAACCCCGCGACCGTGCTGCTCTTCAACGGCATCGGCACACTGTTCTATCTCATCCTCTGCAAGGGGAAGATTCCCGCATATCTCGGCTCAAGTTTTGCCTTTCTCTCCCCCGTCTTTCTCGTACTCTCCGAGTACAGCTACGAAGCGGCACTCGGCGGCTTCATCATCGTCGGCATCGTTTTCTGTGCGGTCAGCTTCATCGTGCACACGATCGGAACGAGCTGGATCGACGTGATCTTTCCGCCCGCCTCGATGGGCGCGATTGTCGCCGTCATCGGGCTGGAACTGATGCCGACGGCGGCAGGCATGGCGGGGCTGACGGGCGAAAATACGGATGCCACCGTGATCTTCGTTTCGATTGCGACACTTGCCATCACGATCTTTGCATCCATGGCATTCCGTGGCTTTCTCTCCATCATCCCGATTCTCATCGGTGTGGTCGCGGGCTACATCATCGCATTCTGTGCGGGTATCGTCGATCTCTCGCACGTTGAGAGTGCGCCGTGGTTTGCAATCCCGACCATCTATACGCCGGAGTTCGACCTGCGTGCCATCCTCATCATCCTGCCCGCCTCCATCGTTGTCGTCGTGGAGCACATCGGCCATCTCATCGTGACGGGCAACATCGTCGGCCGCAACCTCGCGAAGGATCCGGGGCTCGACCGCTCCCTCCTCGGCAACGGTGTTTCGACGATCTTCTCCGGCTTCTTTGGCTCAACGCCGAATACGACGTACGGGGAAAACATCGGTGTCCTTGCCATCACAAAGGTCTACTCCACATGGGTCATCGGCGGTGCCGCCATCTTTGCCATCCTGCTCTCCTGTCTCGGCAAGCTCGCCGCACTCATCCAGAGCATCCCCGTCCCCGTCATGGGCGGTGTCTCCATGCTCCTCTTCGGCGTGATTGCAGCCTCGGGCATCCGCATCCTCGTCGAGGCAAAGGTGGACTACAACAACCCGATGAATCTCCTCCTGACCTCCATCGTCATGGGTGTCGGCGTATCGACGGCGAGCCTTACCATCGGCACGGTCACGCTGCGCGGCATGGCACTCGCGACGGTCATTGCCATCATCCTCTCCATCTCCTTCCGCATCATCCTTGCCCTGCGCCGTTCGGAGCAAACGCGCAGCGAATGA